A portion of the Vicia villosa cultivar HV-30 ecotype Madison, WI unplaced genomic scaffold, Vvil1.0 ctg.001531F_1_1, whole genome shotgun sequence genome contains these proteins:
- the LOC131635686 gene encoding cellulose synthase A catalytic subunit 3 [UDP-forming]-like, translating into MMDSEGESGDKAMKVMGSQVCQICGDNIGSNVEGSPFIACGVCAFPVCRACYEYERKDGNQSCPQCKTRYNKHKGSPAILGDREEDGGADNDANDFKYNSEPQSQKQKIAERMLSWQMAYGRGEEVDAPNYDKEVSHNHVPRLTGGQETSGELSAASPERMSMASPGNLRGKRVHNHLSYSSDLNQSPNIRVIEPGLGNVAWKERVDGWKMKHDNKNTIPMSTGQATSERGLGDIDASTDVLFDDSLLNDEARQPLSRKVSIPSSRINPYRMVIVLRLIILCIFLHYRITNPVPNAYALWLISVICEIWFAFSWILDQFPKWLPVNRETYLDRLSLRYDQEGEISQLAAVDIFVSTVDPLKEPPIVTANTVLSILSVDYPVDKVSCYVSDDGAAMLTFEALAETSEFARKWVPFSKKYAIEPRAPEWYFSKKIDYLKDKVQPSFVKDRRAMKREYEEFKIRINGLVAKATKVPEEGWVMQDGTPWPGNNTRDHPGMIQVFLGQSGGLDTDGNELPRLVYVSREKRPGFQHHKKAGAMNALVRVSAVLTNGPFLLNLDCDHYINNSKALREAMCFMMDPNLGKNVCYVQFPQRFDGIDRNDRYANRNTVFFDINLRGLDGIQGPVYVGTGCVFNRTALYGYDPPIKPKHKKPGLISSLCGGDRKGSKSGKKGSKKKSSKHVDPTVPIFSLEDIEEGVEGAGFDDEKSLLMSQMSLEKRFGQSAVFVASTLMENGGVPQSATPETLLKEAIHVISCGYEDKSEWGTEIGWIYGSVTEDILTGFKMHARGWRSIYCMPKLAAFKGSAPINLSDRLNQVLRWALGSVEILLSRHCPIWYGYSGRLKWLERFAYINTTIYPITSIPLLMYCTLPAVCLLTNKFIIPQISNIASIWFISLFLSIFATGILEMRWSGVGIDEWWRNEQFWVIGGVSAHLFAVFQGLLKVLAGIDTNFTVTSKASDEDGDSAELYMFKWTTLLIPPTTLLIINLVGVVAGISYAVNSGYQSWGPLFGKLFFAFWVIIHLYPFLKGLMGRQNRTPTIVVVWSILLASIFSLLWVRVDPFTTRVTGPDSQMCGINC; encoded by the exons ATGATGGACTCAGAAGGGGAATCTGGG GATAAGGCAATGAAGGTGATGGGTAGCCAAGTCTGCCAGATATGTGGTGATAATATTGGTAGCAATGTTGAAGGCAGTCCGTTCATTGCTTGTGGTGTTTGTGCCTTCCCAGTTTGTAGGGCGTGCTATGAGTATGAAAGGAAAGATGGGAATCAGTCTTGCCCCCAGTGCAAAACTCGGTACAATAAGCACAAAG GTAGTCCTGCAATTCTTGGAGATCGGGAAGAGGATGGTGGTGCTGATAATGATGCCAATGACTTCAAGTACAATTCAGAACCTCAGAGCCAAAAGCAAAAGATTGCAGAACGCATGTTGAGCTGGCAAATGGCGTATGGGCGAGGTGAGGAGGTCGATGCTCCAAATTATGACAAGGAAGTTTCTCACAATCACGTTCCTCGGCTAACCGGTGGACAAGAG ACATCTGGAGAATTATCTGCAGCCTCACCTGAGAGGATGTCTATGGCATCTCCTGGAAATCTTCGTGGGAAACGAGTTCATAATCATCTATCATATTCGTCTGATCTTAATCAATCAC CAAATATCAGGGTTATTGAACCAGGATTGGGAAATGTAGCATGGAAAGAAAGAGTTGATGGCTGGAAAATGAAGCACGATAATAAGAACACTATTCCAATGAGCACAGGTCAAGCTACATCTGAAAGAGGACTCGGAGATATTGATGCCAGTACTGATGTGCTTTTCGATGATTCCTTGTT GAATGATGAAGCCCGGCAACCTCTTTCGAGGAAGGTTTCAATTCCCTCTTCCAGAATAAATCCATACCGTATGGTCATTGTTCTACGGCTTATCATCCTCTGCATTTTCTTGCACTACCGAATTACAAATCCTGTACCCAATGCGTATGCATTGTGGTTAATATCAGTTATATGTGAAATTTGGTTTGCCTTTTCTTGGATATTGGATCAGTTCCCCAAATGGCTTCCTGTGAACCGTGAAACATATCTTGACAGGCTTTCATTAAG ATATGATCAGGAAGGGGAAATATCGCAGCTAGCAGCAGTTGACATTTTTGTCAGTACTGTTGATCCGTTAAAGGAGCCCCCAATTGTGACAGCCAATACTGTACTATCAATTCTTTCTGTTGACTACCCAGTGGATAAGGTCTCTTGTTATGTCTCTGATGATGGTGCTGCTATGTTGACATTTGAGGCTCTTGCCGAGACATCAGAATTTGCTAGGAAATGGGTTCCTTTCAGTAAGAAATATGCAATTGAACCGCGAGCACCTGAGTGGTACttttcaaagaaaattgactATTTGAAAGATAAGGTCCAACCATCGTTTGTCAAAGATCGTAGAGCAATGAAG AGAGAATATGAAGAATTCAAAATTCGTATCAATGGACTTGTTGCAAAAGCAACAAAAGTTCCTGAAGAAGGATGGGTGATGCAAGATGGTACTCCTTGGCCTGGAAACAACACCAGAGACCATCCAGGAATGATCCAG GTTTTCTTGGGCCAAAGTGGAGGACTTGATACTGATGGTAATGAACTTCCACGTCTAGTCTATGTTTCTCGTGAAAAGCGTCCAGGGTTCCAACATCACAAGAAGGCTGGTGCCATGAATGCACTT GTTCGAGTATCAGCTGTCCTTACCAATGGACCTTTCTTATTAAATCTTGATTGTGATCATTACATAAACAACAGCAAGGCCTTGAGGGAAGCTATGTGTTTTATGATGGATCCCAACCTTGGAAAAAATGTTTGCTATGTCCAATTTCCACAGAGGTTTGATGGTATTGATAGAAATGATCGATATGCCAATCGTAATACCGTTTTCTTTGAT ATTAACTTGCGAGGATTGGATGGCATTCAAGGCCCTGTTTATGTGGGTACAGGATGTGTCTTCAATAGAACTGCTTTATATGGTTATGATCCTCCTATTAAACCCAAGCATAAAAAACCTGGACTTATTTCTTCACTTTGTGGTGGAGATCGAAAGGGCTCAAAATCTGGCAAGAAAGGCTCAAAAAAGAAATCTAGCAAGCATGTTGATCCAACTGTGCCCATCTTTAGTCTAGAGGATATCGAAGAAGGGGTGGAAG GTGCTGGATTTGATGATGAGAAATCCCTACTCATGTCACAAATGAGCCTCGAGAAAAGGTTTGGTCAGTCTGCTGTCTTTGTCGCCTCTACACTTATGGAAAATGGCGGCGTTCCTCAGTCTGCAACTCCAGAAACTCTCCTTAAGGAGGCAATTCACGTTATCAGTTGTGGTTATGAAGATAAATCAGAATGGGGAACTGAG ATTGGATGGATCTATGGTTCTGTCACAGAAGATATTCTTACTGGATTTAAGATGCATGCCCGCGGTTGGAGGTCTATATACTGCATGCCCAAGCTTGCAGCATTTAAAGGTTCAGCTCCCATCAATCTTTCTGATCGTTTGAACCAAGTGCTTCGGTGGGCTTTAGGTTCTGTCGAAATTCTACTAAGTCGACATTGTCCCATCTGGTATGGTTATAGCGGAAGGCTAAAGTGGCTCGAGAGGTTCGCCTATATAAACACCACAATCTATCCAATCACTTCCATTCCTCTCCTCATGTATTGTACCTTACCAGCCGTCTGTCTCTTGACTAACAAGTTCATTATTCCACAG ATTAGTAACATTGCGAGTATATGGTTTATATCTCTCTTTCTTTCCATCTTTGCAACCGGTATCCTAGAGATGAGGTGGAGTGGTGTTGGAATCGATGAATGGTGGAGAAATGAACAATTTTGGGTTATCGGTGGTGTTTCAGCTCATCTTTTCGCCGTGTTCCAAGGTTTACTCAAAGTACTTGCTGGAATTGACACAAACTTCACCGTTACCTCAAAAGCATCAGACGAAGACGGAGACTCTGCCGAACTATACATGTTTAAATGGACAACACTTCTCATTCCACCAACAACTCTTCTCATTATAAACCTCGTCGGAGTCGTTGCAGGAATCTCCTACGCCGTTAACAGTGGCTACCAATCATGGGGACCACTTTTCGGTAAACTTTTCTTCGCATTTTGGGTGATCATCCATTTATACCCTTTCCTCAAAGGTCTTATGGGTCGCCAGAACCGAACGCCGACCATTGTGGTTGTTTGGTCCATTCTTCTTGCATCCATCTTTTCGCTTCTATGGGTTCGAGTCGACCCTTTTACAACACGAGTCACCGGTCCTGATTCTCAGATGTGTGGAATCAACTGCTAG
- the LOC131635693 gene encoding F-box protein SKIP23-like, whose translation MADWSQLPKDLLHLISQKLNSQFYQLRFRSVCSSWRSSTPPNHHHHLNLPPKFPSPSNNDDSTNNDDSTFPLSKRTLFLISPPPNQPTPQPWLIKIGPDSRDLTRLWHPLSRDKQLPIHFPNFIDFNHLPIVDLGCEFVIGNFPSQSSSLPLNNTSLYMEKVVVFDADTWQIGKGRCSVLLTIHISGKLAVFRCGDERHDENSDAKCDEKWMIIPDMLTPYDDVCVYKGRPVAVDCTGRAVVVGPDLSVEMVAEPVFGGDKKFLVESEGELLLVDKYLSCLVMNCLRDDGNGNGDGDGNGNGNGDGDGDGDGDGEFYEIGRERAVRFDVFRLDEKEKKWVEVKSLEDRVLFLGEDCAFSASAMDLRIGYGNCVIFRDDVYSDSGSSELGVGVFQLGQFRIAPLSCFPCYSMFFWPPPEWIGLH comes from the coding sequence ATGGCAGATTGGTCTCAACTCCCAAAAGACCTCCTCCACCTCATCTCCCAAAAACTCAACTCCCAATTCTACCAACTCCGCTTCCGCTCCGTCTGTTCCTCATGGCGCTCCTCCACCCCCCCAAATCACCACCACCATCTCAATCTCCCTCCCAAATTCCCATCTCCCTCCAACAACGATGATTCCACCAACAACGATGACTCCACCTTCCCTCTCTCGAAACGAACCCTCTTCCTCATCTCCCCACCCCCAAATCAACCAACCCCACAACCATGGTTAATCAAAATCGGCCCTGACTCACGTGACCTAACTCGCCTCTGGCACCCTCTCTCACGTGACAAACAACTCCCTATCCATTTCCCTAACTTCATCGATTTCAACCACCTCCCTATCGTCGATCTCGGTTGCGAATTCGTCATCGGTAACTTCCCTTCCCAATCCTCCTCTCTCCCTCTCAACAACACCTCACTCTACATGGAGAAGGTTGTTGTATTTGATGCTGACACGTGGCAGATCGGAAAAGGTCGCTGTTCGGTTCTTCTCACTATTCACATTTCCGGAAAACTCGCTGTATTCCGATGCGGTGATGAACGGCATGATGAGAATTCGGATGCGAAATGTGATGAGAAGTGGATGATAATTCCTGATATGCTGACGCCTTATGATGATGTATGTGTTTATAAAGGGCGGCCGGTTGCGGTTGATTGTACCGGTCGGGCGGTTGTCGTGGGACCGGATTTGAGTGTGGAGATGGTTGCTGAGCCGGTGTTTGGCGGAGATAAGAAATTCTTGGTGGAAAGTGAGGGTGAATTGTTGTTAGTTGACAAATATTTGTCTTGTCTTGTGATGAATTGTTTGAGGGATGATGGTAATGGTAATGGTGATGGGGATGGCAATGGTAATGGTAATggtgatggtgatggtgatggCGATGGTGATGGTGAGTTTTATGAGATTGGAAGGGAGAGAGCGGTGAGATTTGATGTGTTTAGGCTTGATGAGAAGGAGAAGAAGTGGGTGGAGGTGAAGAGTTTGGAGGATAGGGTTTTGTTTTTGGGGGAGGATTGTGCTTTTTCTGCTTCGGCTATGGATTTGCGGATTGGATATGGGAATTGTGTGATATTTAGGGATGATGTTTATAGTGATTCTGGATCGAGTGAGCTTGGGGTTGGTGTTTTTCAGTTGGGTCAGTTTAGGATTGCGCCGTTGTCTTGTTTTCCGTGTTATTCTATGTTTTTTTGGCCACCTCCGGAGTGGATTGGGCTGCATTGA